In Deltaproteobacteria bacterium, a genomic segment contains:
- a CDS encoding antibiotic biosynthesis monooxygenase, giving the protein MFIAMNHFDVEPERAAEFEARWRERETHLAEVPGFVRFALLRGDAPGRYASHSTWETRAAFEAWTRSEAFRKAHAGARMPAGVLRGHPRVELWDAVLE; this is encoded by the coding sequence ATGTTCATCGCGATGAATCACTTCGACGTGGAGCCCGAGCGCGCCGCCGAGTTCGAGGCGCGCTGGCGCGAGCGCGAGACGCATCTCGCCGAGGTGCCGGGCTTCGTGCGCTTCGCGCTGCTGCGCGGCGACGCGCCGGGGCGCTACGCGTCGCACTCGACCTGGGAGACGCGCGCGGCGTTCGAGGCGTGGACGCGCTCGGAGGCGTTCCGCAAAGCGCACGCGGGCGCGCGCATGCCGGCCGGCGTGCTGCGCGGCCACCCGCGCGTCGAGCTGTGGGACGCGGTGCTGGAGTAG